TCAAATTGAGCCGCTGCATGGCTCATTGAACGGCGTGTTTCCTGGGAAGAGACAAGTTCAATTAACAGTTTACTAAATGCAGGAGTTTCAACTGATGCGTCATCAATAGTGAATGCAGCACCGGCTTCAACAAAAGCACGTGCGTTTTGTGTCTGATGGTCTGCCGTTGCATAGGGAAACGGCACCAGTAAAGCAGGCAGACGCAGAGCTGATATTTCAGCGAGCGAGGTAGCCCCTGCGCGCGAAAGGACACAATCACTTGCAGCAAGCACCGCTCCCATACGATCTTCGTATCCAACAACACGCCACCGAGCGCGTTCGTCAGCCGTCAGAGCGAGAGCCTCTTCAACAGTATCTTTTTCTTTGGGGCCCGTTATATGATATACGTATACATTATCCTGAACGAGTAGAGCTTGCTTACAGGCAACCACCGCCGTATTGATATGGCGTGCACCAAGACTTCCCCCGAATACCGTCAGCATAACGGCATCGTTGGGAATATTCGTATAAGAACGTCCTTCAGCACGCGTGGTCTCACATATGGAACGACGCACCGGATTGCCCGTAATAACTGGTTTACAGGTATCTGGCAGAGCGGATGCAGCCGCCGCATACGTAAGAGCAACCTGCGCAGCACTCTTTGCAAGATATTTATTGGCAAGACCCATAACCGAGTTCTGCTCGTGCACCACAAGCGGAATAGAACCTTTTGCTGCTGCCCGACCAACAGGAATGCATACATAGCCCCCAAAGCACACGACCGCATCGGGTTTGATATCTGCAAACCACTGTTGTGCTTTCTTGGTTGATCGTGCGATAAGACGCAGCGCGTGAAAAATTGTCTGTGGATGATTGCGATTAAAACCGGCCGCTTCAAAGGGTACAAACTCGAGTCCTGCCTGTGGCGCAAGACGTGCTTCAATACCATCGGGCGTTCCCGCAAAACGTACAGTATGTCCTCGGGCAATCAGTTCTTCAGCAAGCGCAAGAGCAGGATTGATGTGCCCAGCCGTTCCACCACCTGATACGACGATATTCATCTGCTCCTCCTTGTGCCATCTTCATTGCGTGTACTGCGCGTCGCGCGCGTGTTGTTCCCCTGCTTTGTGCGCGACTTTGAGCGCGCGGTGTTTTGCTTTGCACGCGTAGCCGTGCTTTGGGTAGAACTACGACGTGCCGTGTTGCTAGTTGTGTTGCTGCGTCGCTTCGTGTTGTTGCTCGTGTTGTTCGTGCTACTGCGACGCGTCGTGCGGTTGCCCGTGTTACTACGCCGCGTTGTATCGTTATCGGTATTACCGCGCCGTGAGGCATTACTACGTGCGCGGTTGTTTCTGCCTTGTTCACTTGAGTTACGAGAGGTACGTCGACTGCGCGAAGTATTCTTGTTGCCCTGCGAGGCTCGAGAGGTCGAGGTACGAGAGCTATTTTTGCTGCTCTGTGAGTCGCGCGAGTCATTCTTCTGACTGCGCGTAGTATGCGCAGAGCCATTTCCGCGTAGGAGGCTTCTACTTCCCCGTGTAGAAGCAGTGCGTACTGTTCGTGCGCTGGTTTTTGCGTTGTCTTTATCACCACGTGAGACACTATCGCTTTGTGTAGCGCGTGATGTTTCGTTGCTGCGCACCAGCCGAAGATCTTCGCGCCGCTGCTGATACAGGCGCGCGTCGCCCCCAGATGAAAACGACACTGACAAAATCATACCAAGCAGCAAAAACGACCCGATAAGCGATGAACCACCCGATGACACAAAAGGCAAGGGCTTGCCAGTAATAGGCAGCAAGCCGATGACACATCCAATATTGAGAAACGCCTGAAAAACGAGCATTGCCGTGCAGCCACCAGCAATCATCGAACCAAATAGGTCGGGGGCATTGCGTGCCACCTTCAAACCGGCATACGCAATAGCCACAAACAACCCGAGGACAATAAGTGCGCCGATAAGCCCTAATTCTTCACCAATAATGGCAAAAATAAAATCGGTTTCGGCTTCGGGTAAATAGAGGTATTTCTCAACCGAATTGCCAAGCCCAACGCCAAAAAGCCCGCCTTCGCCAAAGGCATAGAAGGAATGGATGAGCTGGTATCCAGTTCCATAGGGGTCAGCATAGGGGTTGAGAAAATTGAGCACGCGACTTGCTCGGTATCCAGCAAACGCGATAGCAATAGCACCAAATACAGCCACCAATCCAATAGCAGCAAGAATAAGGCGTACTGACACGCCCGCAAGCCACAGCACGGCCACGATACCAACCAGACAAATCATCGTGGTACCGAGGTCAGATTGGGCTTTAAATAGAATGGCAAGCGGTATAAGAACCAGAAGGGCAACCCGCACAGTAAGGGCAGTGACGCCGGATATCTCACCGGCACGCCATTGATACATAATGCGCGCCATCATGAGAATAAAAGCAACTTTTGCTAGCTCAGACGGTTGAAAGCGAATGGGTCCAATCGCAAGCCAGCGCTGTGCACCCAGTGCGGCAGTACCAATGATGGCCGTTAAAAGAATAAGCACAATCGAAAGTACCCAGACAACGGTGAGCAGCGATCCCAACCATTTCTGATACGGAATAACACCGGCAATAACAACGCATATCACGATGCCAAAGAATGCATACATCGCTTGACGCTCGAGATAACTCGTTGGGCGCATGCCATTATCGATAGCCTGCACCATCGACGAAGAGAACACCATAACGAGCCCAATAGCAAGCAGGGCAGCTGTCGATACAATCAAAATGACGCGCGGCATCACTACCGCACGCGGGCCGGACAACGGTGCAGAGAACAGCTCTGCCAGTCGCGCGGCAAAGCCACCGCCAGATTGGTTGGATGATGTGTCTTTCTGCTGCCGGTTCATTACAGGGTGTCCTCAGCGGATTCCTGAGCAACTCGGTTGACAGCTGAAGCCTGAGTTGGCTGATTTTTAGCTGATATATGCGCGGACTGATTCTCAACTGATTCATGCACAGCCGGCGCGTCAGCTGATACCTGTGCAACATGATCCTTGGCTGATGCCTGCGCGCGCTCGGCAACAAGCGCCTTAAATACATCGCCGCGATGCTCATAGGACGTAAATTCATCAAACGAAGCACACGCAGGCGAAAGAAGCACAATGTCATCGGCATGTGCGATATCAAGCGCCGCATCGAGCGCATCAGCTAAATGAGCAGCACGCACAACAGGAAGAGGGGCATCCGCAAAAGCGCGAGCAAACCGCTCTCCAGCAGCTCCAAAGCACACCACCGTCTTGCAATGACGGCATGCCTCTTGTACGAGCACCGTTAAATCGGTGAACTTATCAGAGCCACCCAACAGCACGATAGGACGACGCGGTGAAAATGCCGCTAACGCCTTCAGAGTTGCATCAACATTGGTCGCTTTCGAATCGTCGTAGCACGTCACACCCCGTATTGTTCCACAGGCCTCAAGGCGATGTGAAAGGGCGGTAAACGTAGTAAGTCCGCGCGTAATAGCATCATCAGAAGCACCAACTGCAATACAGGCAGTGGCAGCCGCCAAAGCATTACTCACGTTATGTTCACCGGGAATCAGCAGATCATCAGCCCGACAAAGGCGATGCTGCTCTTTGGCAAGCGCTACTGTTAGCCATCGATCAGAGCCCTCAATAAAGGCGGCGTTTTCACTTCCACAGATCGTGCGCATATCCCCCGCAAGACCAGCTGCCGTACCAACTGGTATATATGCGAAGCCGCATTGCTCGGTAGCATGCGCAAGTGTACGCACCCGTGCACGCACTGTTTCATCGACGGCATTGAGTACTGCAAGGGCACCAGGAGTCTGATTGAGATTCGCAAGAATGCGAAACTTCGCGGCAACATAGTTTTCGTGGGTTTGATGCCACGTAAGATGATCAGGAGTGATGTTAAGTATAACGGCCACATTCGGCGCAAAATGAATGGTGCTTGCCAACTGATACGACGAAACCTCAGCCACATACACATCGGTATCGTGCGCCATAACAGCTGCAAGACACGTGTCGCCGATATTGCCAACCGCACGAGCGCGCATACCCGCTTGCTGCAAAATGTGCGCCGTCAGTGCTGTTGTCGTAGTCTTCCCATTCGTGCCAGTAATGGCAATCCACCGAGAATCACGATCGCTTTCGCGCCAGGCAAATTCCACTTCGCTCATAATCTCGCGCGATGCAGCCCGCGCACTCACATAGAGCTCGGAAAATTCCGAAATACCTGGCGAAGCAATGCACACGTCGAAAGAGCCTTCTACGCGACTATCGTCAAAGGTCACATGAGCGCCGCGTTGCTCGCAATCGTGGGCAAACGCCAGTGCTTCTTTTGTGCGTGCACCGGCGGCAATACGCACGGAATCGACCCGTTTACCC
This genomic interval from Cryptobacterium curtum DSM 15641 contains the following:
- the murG gene encoding undecaprenyldiphospho-muramoylpentapeptide beta-N-acetylglucosaminyltransferase, translated to MNIVVSGGGTAGHINPALALAEELIARGHTVRFAGTPDGIEARLAPQAGLEFVPFEAAGFNRNHPQTIFHALRLIARSTKKAQQWFADIKPDAVVCFGGYVCIPVGRAAAKGSIPLVVHEQNSVMGLANKYLAKSAAQVALTYAAAASALPDTCKPVITGNPVRRSICETTRAEGRSYTNIPNDAVMLTVFGGSLGARHINTAVVACKQALLVQDNVYVYHITGPKEKDTVEEALALTADERARWRVVGYEDRMGAVLAASDCVLSRAGATSLAEISALRLPALLVPFPYATADHQTQNARAFVEAGAAFTIDDASVETPAFSKLLIELVSSQETRRSMSHAAAQFETRDAAAKLADVVIDAASAR
- the ftsW gene encoding putative lipid II flippase FtsW, which codes for MNRQQKDTSSNQSGGGFAARLAELFSAPLSGPRAVVMPRVILIVSTAALLAIGLVMVFSSSMVQAIDNGMRPTSYLERQAMYAFFGIVICVVIAGVIPYQKWLGSLLTVVWVLSIVLILLTAIIGTAALGAQRWLAIGPIRFQPSELAKVAFILMMARIMYQWRAGEISGVTALTVRVALLVLIPLAILFKAQSDLGTTMICLVGIVAVLWLAGVSVRLILAAIGLVAVFGAIAIAFAGYRASRVLNFLNPYADPYGTGYQLIHSFYAFGEGGLFGVGLGNSVEKYLYLPEAETDFIFAIIGEELGLIGALIVLGLFVAIAYAGLKVARNAPDLFGSMIAGGCTAMLVFQAFLNIGCVIGLLPITGKPLPFVSSGGSSLIGSFLLLGMILSVSFSSGGDARLYQQRREDLRLVRSNETSRATQSDSVSRGDKDNAKTSARTVRTASTRGSRSLLRGNGSAHTTRSQKNDSRDSQSSKNSSRTSTSRASQGNKNTSRSRRTSRNSSEQGRNNRARSNASRRGNTDNDTTRRSNTGNRTTRRSSTNNTSNNTKRRSNTTSNTARRSSTQSTATRAKQNTARSKSRTKQGNNTRATRSTRNEDGTRRSR
- the murD gene encoding UDP-N-acetylmuramoyl-L-alanine--D-glutamate ligase gives rise to the protein MAADATIIPTTKQAPACWGRVLILGLGKSGRIAAHYCLSLLGKRVDSVRIAAGARTKEALAFAHDCEQRGAHVTFDDSRVEGSFDVCIASPGISEFSELYVSARAASREIMSEVEFAWRESDRDSRWIAITGTNGKTTTTALTAHILQQAGMRARAVGNIGDTCLAAVMAHDTDVYVAEVSSYQLASTIHFAPNVAVILNITPDHLTWHQTHENYVAAKFRILANLNQTPGALAVLNAVDETVRARVRTLAHATEQCGFAYIPVGTAAGLAGDMRTICGSENAAFIEGSDRWLTVALAKEQHRLCRADDLLIPGEHNVSNALAAATACIAVGASDDAITRGLTTFTALSHRLEACGTIRGVTCYDDSKATNVDATLKALAAFSPRRPIVLLGGSDKFTDLTVLVQEACRHCKTVVCFGAAGERFARAFADAPLPVVRAAHLADALDAALDIAHADDIVLLSPACASFDEFTSYEHRGDVFKALVAERAQASAKDHVAQVSADAPAVHESVENQSAHISAKNQPTQASAVNRVAQESAEDTL